GGCGTTGGCCTCCGGCACGTACACCGCGTCCCCCGCCTCCACCACCACGTTCTGCCGCGGGTCTCCCGTCCGCATCAGCGTGTCCAGGTCCACCGCCACCGGCTGCGGCTCCCCCGCCCGCGGCCGGGCCCGCACCACGTAGGCCACCCGGTCCGCGTTCTCCCGGACACCCTTGGCCTCCGACAGGGCCCCCAGCACCGTCGTGTGGTTCGTCTTCAGCGCGAAGGCTCCCGGCTGCTGGACCGCCCCCATCACCGCGAACTGTCGGCCCTGGTACTCCGACACCGTCACGTTCACCTTGGGCTGCAGCAGGTACCCTCCCCGTAGCCCGGTCTCCAGGGTCTGCTCCACCTCCTTCACCGACCGGCCCCCGACCGCCACCTCTCCCAGGAAGGGGAAGGTGATCGTTCCCCCCTGGCTCACCCGCAGCGTGCGCGTCAGGTCCTCCTGCCCGTGCACCTGAACCGCGATCTGGTCGCCGGGTGCCAGCCGGTAGTCCCCCGCCGCCGCGGCCGGGGGCGGGGAGAGCGAGACCGCCGGCGGCGCCAGCGACCCCGGCGCCGGCCCGGCTCCCGCGCCCGGCACCGGCCCGGACCCCGCCCGCGGGGGCACCGGCCCAGGCCCGGCACTCCCCACTGCCGTCGCCGGCCCTGCAGGGCTGGCGGTCGGACTGGGTGTGCTGGCGCAGCCGGCGCCCGCGACCAGGGTTCCCACGAGAAGCCACACGGTTGTCTCGCGCATGACTAGCACCTCTCACGTCAGCGGATCAGCAAGGCGGGTGCCAGGGGGCCGGTCGGGTCCCCGATCCGCCAGCGCCGGACCCGCGCTTGCTTCCACCCCGGTGCCCGCCCTGAAGGGCCGGGGCCAGGCCCCAAAGTTGCCGGGCCAATGCAACAATTTCCGGGGCATAGAGCCGGGCTCACCGGGTCGGCTCGGGACGCGGTGATGCCCGCGGTGGCACGTCGCTTGCTCCCCCAGGGAGTAGTCATGCGTTCGGCAGGTTCACTCGTCCGCGTGCGGCCGGAGGAGCTTCTCCTGATCGGCCTCACCGGGGTGCTCGTGGTCGCGGGGCTCACCCTGGGCGGCGAGGGGCGTTTGGCGTACATCGCGCTGAGCATCCCCATCGTCGTCGGCCTCTCGTGGTGGCGCCCGCTCTACGGCTTCGCGGCCTTGCTCGGGTTGGTCCTGCTGGTCGAGGAGTTCGAGATCCTGACCATGGCCAGCGGCCAGCCCTTTCTCCTCGAGCTGGTCCCCCTCTACCGGAGCATCGAGGGCTTCACGTCGCTGCCGATCGCCCTCACGCCGCTGGAGCTGTGGCTCACCCTCCTGGGCGCCTTCTGGGTCGCGCAGCGGATCGCCCGGGACCGCCTCGAGTTCGCCCACGTTCCGTGCGTGGGCCCCTGGCTCGCGGCCGTCGGGACGCTGGCGGTGACGTTCGCCCTCGGGGTGGCGCGGGGCGGCGACCTCAGCGCCGCCATCGCCGAAGTCCGGGCGCCCGCCTACCTCCTGGCGCTGATCTGGTTCGTGCCCCAGCTCATCGAGTCCCGGCGCGACATCGAGCTCCTCGTCGGCGTGATGATCGTCGTCCTCGGGATCA
This genomic interval from Candidatus Methylomirabilota bacterium contains the following:
- a CDS encoding polysaccharide biosynthesis/export family protein; its protein translation is MPGAGAGPAPGSLAPPAVSLSPPPAAAAGDYRLAPGDQIAVQVHGQEDLTRTLRVSQGGTITFPFLGEVAVGGRSVKEVEQTLETGLRGGYLLQPKVNVTVSEYQGRQFAVMGAVQQPGAFALKTNHTTVLGALSEAKGVRENADRVAYVVRARPRAGEPQPVAVDLDTLMRTGDPRQNVVVEAGDAVYVPEANA